A stretch of Anoplolepis gracilipes chromosome 12, ASM4749672v1, whole genome shotgun sequence DNA encodes these proteins:
- the Slmb gene encoding beta-TrCP produces MINMETDKIIDDTNTSQQYPMTILYDPSCKKEPSTGVATQYGQEKEICMKLFERWSDPEQVHFVEQLLAKMCHYQHGHINAYLKPMLQRDFISLLPKKGLDHVAESILSYLDAKSLVSAELVCKEWHRVISEGMLWKKLIERKVRTDSVWRGLAERRGWIQYLFKPKPGEQFPNHSFYRSLYPKIVKDIESIENNWRMGRFNLQRINCRSENSKGVYCLQYDDQKIVSGLRDNTIKIWDRNTLQCIKVLTGHTGSVLCLQYDDKAIISGSSDSTVRVWDANTGEMVNTLIHHCEAVLHLRFNNGMMVTCSKDRSIAVWDMTSQTEIALRRVLVGHRAAVNVVDFDEKYIVSASGDRTIKVWNTSNCEFVRTLNGHKRGIACLQYRDRLVVSGSSDNTIRLWDIECGACLRVLEGHEELVRCIRFDSKHIVSGAYDGKIKVWDLVAALDPRAVASTLCLRTLVEHTGRVFRLQFDEFQIVSSSHDDTILIWDFLNYNPSTGGSVCSGRLPMDGAPNQADTRSPSPFE; encoded by the exons TATCCCATGACGATACTGTACGATCCTAGTTGCAAAAAGGAACCATCTACAGGAGTAGCTACGCAATATGGacaggaaaaagaaatttgtatgAAGCTATTTGAAAGATGGAGTGATCCGGAACAAGTGCACTTTGTCGAACAGCTGTTAGCAAAAATGTGTCACTATCAGCATGGACACATCAACGCGTATCTCAAGCCAATGCTGCAAAGAGACTTTATCTCACTTTTGCCaa aaaaagGATTGGACCACGTTGCAGAAAGTATTCTTTCATACTTAGACGCTAAATCACTTGTTTCTGCAGAACTGGTATGCAAGGAATGGCATAGAGTAATCAGCGAAGGAATGCTTTGGAAAAAGTTGATTGAACGCAAAGTTCGAACGGATTCAGTCTGGAGAGGATTGGCCGAAAGAAGGGGATG GATACAATACCTCTTTAAACCGAAACCGGGCGAACAATTTCCTAATCACAGTTTCTATAGATCTCTTTATCCAAAAATTGTCAAAGATATAGAGAGCATAGAAAACAACTGGAGAATGGGCCGATTTAATCTTCAACGAATTAATTGCCGCAGCGAGAATTCGAAAGGTGTTTACTGTTTACAATACGACGATCAGAAGATAGTTTCCGGGCTTCGTGACAACACGATTAAAATCTGGGATAGAAATACTCTGCAATGCATTAAGGTGTTAACGGGGCATACAGGTTCTGTGCTATGTTTGCAATACGATGATAAGGCTATAATATCTGGTTCCTCGGACAGCACTGTGAGAGTTTGGGACGCTAATACAGGCGAAATGGTTAATACGCTAATTCATCATTGTGAGGCAGTGTTGCATCTTAGATTTAACAACGGCATGATGGTTACATGCTCTAAG GATCGCTCAATAGCAGTTTGGGATATGACATCGCAGACAGAGATCGCATTAAGAAGAGTTTTAGTGGGACACAGGGCAGCAGTGAATGTAGTCGACTTTGACGAGAAATACATAGTTTCTGCGAGTGGTGATAGGACTATTAAAGTATGGAATACATCTAACTGCGAGTTCGTGCGAACGTTGAATGGGCATAAGCGCGGTATAGCGTGTTTGCAATATAGGGATCGCTTAGTAGTTAGTGGTAGTAGTGATAATACCATACGACTGTGGGATATCGAGTGTGGAGCATGCCTACGTGTTTTAGAAGGACATGAGGAACTAGTGAGATGTATTCGATTCGATAGTAAACACATTGTCAGTGGTGCTTATGATGG taaaattaaagtttgggATTTAGTAGCAGCTTTAGATCCTCGTGCTGTTGCTAGTACACTATGCTTACGTACCTTGGtg gagCATACTGGACGTGTATTTCGTCTTCAGTTTGACGAGTTCCAAATTGTCTCATCCTCCCATGATGATACAATACTCATTTGGGACTTTCTTAATTACAATCCATCAACTGGAGGAAGTGTATGCAGCGGACGCTTACCGATGGATGGAGCGCCAAATCAAGCTGACACTAGATCTCCTTCCc CATTTGAGTGA